A segment of the Lycium ferocissimum isolate CSIRO_LF1 chromosome 5, AGI_CSIRO_Lferr_CH_V1, whole genome shotgun sequence genome:
TGTTGAAAGTAAAAttcccataaggacaagtgaaaTTCATCATCTCCTGGCCTTCAAGAGCAATATTAATCTGGTTTAGCCAAAATACCCATTTAAAAAGCAATAGTAAGACCTTCAGCCAGTGGATCAAGCatctgatcaataaaaggcatgggGAAATGGTCCTTGCAAGTTGCAGAGTTCAGCTTCCAATAATCCATGCAAACATACCACCCATTAACAGTCCGAGTCAGAATCAACTCATTTTTTAGCATTAGGCACCCCTGTGATGCCTCCCTTCTTCGGAACGTATTGTACCGGGCTCACCCACTTACTGTCTGTAATAGGATATACAACTCCAGTATCTAACCATTTAATGATCTCTTTCTTCACCACCACTTGTATAGGTGGATTCAACCTCCTCTGGTGTTCAACACTTGGCGAGCTATCTTCCTAAAGATGGATTTTGTGCTCACATATACCGGAGGGAATTCCTCGAATGTTTGCAATCATCCAGCCTATAGCATTTCTGTATTCACGTAATATCTCCAACAACCTCTTTGTCAGCTCTTTATTCAGCAATGTAGAGACAATCACTGGAAAAATGTTATTCGGGCCAAAAAACTCGTACCTCAGATGCGAAGGAAGCTGCTTAACCTCAAGCTTTGGCGGCTCAACAATGGATGTCTTTCTTTGGAGGAGTCGTTCTATGCTCAATATCAAGATCCAACTTCTTTTGTTGGTATGAGTAAGAACCCAACCCCACAAGCGAGTTAATAGTCTCCATATAACCTTCCATGTCATCAACATCAAAGTTCACCAAAATGGCAACAAGAGCTTCACCCAAACATTTCTCTTCCATCTTGATTTCAACAGCTCTGTCAATAACATCAATCAAATCAATAACCGAAATGCTCCCGTAAGCACTCGGTAACGTCATCCCCTTACTAGGCTGGAACGTAACTTTTTCATCATTGACCCGGAAgttgatttcattcttttaggAATCCATAAGAGCCCTTCTCGTAGAAAGGAAAGTTCTCCCTAAAATAATAGGAATATCCctatcaacaacaaaatcaagaattaCAAAATCGGCCGGTAGAAGAAAATCACTAACCCAAACTAGTATATCATCTACCACTCCAACCGGCCTCTTAATAGATCTATCAACCATTTGTAGTCGCATGGTAGTAGGTCTAGGAATCCCCAACCCCGACTTCTTGTATATAGCAAGCGATATTAGATTGATGCTAGCCCCATTATCACAAAGAACACGAGCAAAGTCATGGTAGCTGACAGAACATGGAATAGTAAAGGCCCCTGGACCTTCCTTCCTCTGAACCACTTTTGTAGATAATATCGAACTAACATGGTGAGTCACAATCACAATGTCATGCTTCATAGACCTCTTATTTGTCAGCAAATCTTTCAAATACTTTGCATATCCGGGCATCTCCTTGACAGCATTCAGAAATGGAATGTTCATCGATAACTACTTTAGCTGATCGTAGAATATCTAACGCTTAGCATCTTTCGTCTTCTTCACCAACCTTTGAGGAAATGGAGGTGTAGATTTAAAAATCTGGGTCAAAGGCCGAAGAGCCCCTTTAATAGTTTGCTTGCTCGTGTCACTGGTCTCAGTCTTCTTTGAACTTTCTGGAATATTAGCAACCTTCTCGACAATAGGAATTTCTGTCAAAACCTCTTCAATAATAGTTGGCATACTAGATTgttcctcttcctcttcaaCAACTGGCTTGAgatcaatcaccttcttttcatcactttggagtattttaccactccgAGTACTGATAGCACATACACGATCTATACCACCTCCACCATTCTTCGAATTTAGAATAGTATCACTCGGCAGTGCTCCCTTCTGTGGAGGGTGTTGCTCTCTTGAAATATCCCTCATCTGTGACTTGAGCTTCTGAATGGAAGCAGCATGAGATCCCACAGTTTCAGTCAGCCCCTTCAATGTTCTATCTGCTTTGTCTTGGTTGGCTAGCACCTTCTCAAGCATGCTCTCCAATGTAGAACTCCCTTGCTCATTCGACTAACTGAATATAGGGATTGGAACTTCTATTTCtaaagttattattattgttttaggTCCCCTGGTTCAAGCCactatagttgttgttgtaattaccTTGTCCCTGTTAAGGTCTCCATTGATTCTTAGTCTAATTCTGATAGCCTCCTTGGTAGTTCTACCTTTGGTAAACCCCTTGAGAGTTATTAATATAGTTAGCATCTTCACACTGCATAGGAGGCCCCTCTTGATATGGACCTCTTGAAACTTGGTACATGCCCTTGGGCATTCCCGAaacttcttcaacaacattaaccttTCTTCGCTTCCTTTTAATCAAATCTCTTGGTCAGCAACGAAATATTGGTTGCTATCTGAGCTAGAGTTTGCTGAGTCTCTTGATTCTTCTTCACAATGCTATAGACTATTGGAGCTCCATAGGTTACACTGT
Coding sequences within it:
- the LOC132057798 gene encoding uncharacterized protein LOC132057798; translation: MNIPFLNAVKEMPGYAKYLKDLLTNKRSMKHDIVIVTHHVSSILSTKVVQRKEGPGAFTIPCSVSYHDFARVLCDNGASINLISLAIYKKSGLGIPRPTTMRLQMVDRSIKRPVGVVDDILVWVSDFLLPADFVILDFVVDRDIPIILGRTFLSTRRALMDS